A single Paenibacillus kribbensis DNA region contains:
- a CDS encoding anti-sigma factor translates to MKSRDAEDLFATGKNVSKQDSERRRAKGSSDKWELGSEEKEWNLPKESRSAIRDISFEITDEQVEAMNRRVMDRIYEESPWLVPGEHRRARVNPAARKYMSVWIAGFLAVFLCSFLFLNWNGSSSQENPPQAAPVLDTGILPTGLLETTSTSPQYQYHIKDMNRGIMDPLVANIVPTYPQYWILLSILALALALFSLGWIHRTRRVRN, encoded by the coding sequence ATGAAATCCAGGGACGCTGAGGATTTGTTCGCTACAGGCAAAAATGTATCGAAACAAGACTCGGAGCGCAGACGAGCCAAAGGCTCGTCTGACAAGTGGGAGCTTGGTTCGGAAGAGAAAGAATGGAATTTGCCAAAAGAAAGTCGATCCGCTATCCGTGATATTTCTTTTGAAATAACAGATGAGCAGGTAGAGGCGATGAATCGCCGGGTCATGGATCGGATTTATGAAGAGTCACCGTGGCTTGTTCCTGGCGAGCATCGACGTGCGCGTGTGAACCCGGCAGCCCGTAAGTATATGTCTGTATGGATTGCCGGCTTTTTGGCCGTATTTTTGTGCAGCTTTTTGTTTTTGAATTGGAATGGAAGCTCCTCTCAGGAAAATCCCCCTCAAGCGGCACCTGTCTTGGACACGGGCATTTTACCAACAGGCTTGCTGGAAACTACAAGTACATCTCCACAATATCAATATCACATTAAAGATATGAATAGGGGCATTATGGACCCGCTGGTTGCAAACATTGTTCCGACTTATCCGCAATATTGGATATTGTTGTCCATATTGGCGCTCGCGCTTGCCTTATTTTCTCTGGGCTGGATCCATCGGACGAGAAGGGTTAGAAATTAA
- a CDS encoding histidine phosphatase family protein, which produces MLIGLIRHGLTDWNAVGKIQGHSDIPLNEEGRRQARLLAERLKEEPYQWDGLITSSLSRAKETGEIIASALQLPLLESDDRLRERAYGQVEGMTQAEREKKWGIDWHLLDLGQESDEALQQRGLAFMEAIWSENREKNLLVVSHGGFLANLYKALYQDKYTERIGNLSLSILQREDADWTPLLYNCTKHLQEKCDCNSKR; this is translated from the coding sequence ATGCTTATTGGTTTGATCAGACATGGATTGACAGACTGGAATGCGGTGGGGAAAATTCAGGGCCACAGTGATATTCCGTTAAACGAGGAAGGCCGACGGCAGGCACGCTTGCTGGCAGAACGACTAAAGGAAGAACCTTATCAATGGGACGGGCTTATTACAAGCAGCCTCTCCAGAGCGAAAGAGACGGGAGAGATTATTGCTTCTGCTCTGCAGCTTCCGCTACTGGAGTCGGATGATCGATTAAGAGAACGTGCTTATGGTCAGGTCGAGGGAATGACACAGGCTGAACGTGAGAAAAAGTGGGGGATCGACTGGCATCTGCTTGATCTGGGGCAGGAGAGCGATGAGGCTCTTCAGCAGCGCGGGCTGGCTTTTATGGAGGCCATTTGGTCAGAAAATCGGGAGAAGAATCTGTTGGTCGTTTCCCACGGCGGTTTTTTGGCTAATTTGTACAAGGCCTTGTATCAGGATAAGTACACAGAACGAATTGGAAATTTGTCATTGAGTATACTTCAACGTGAAGATGCCGATTGGACACCACTGTTGTATAATTGTACGAAGCATCTACAAGAAAAATGTGAT
- a CDS encoding RNA polymerase sigma factor — MMTDSQMIQEIKQGNVEVYSELMRRHQRKILAFVYHMLKSSNLEMIAEDLCSETFYKAYRSLHSFREVDASFSTWLYTIARNTVLSELRKHRSGQVPLEESGYVPVAPPDVIPEQAVLRGEKVEMVREAINRLPEKQRSALILREYEQLDYQEIATILGQTVSAVKSLLFRARTSVKTQLEPYFFEPLYEENEGMSSQ, encoded by the coding sequence ATGATGACAGATTCCCAGATGATTCAGGAAATCAAACAAGGTAATGTTGAGGTTTATTCGGAATTAATGAGGCGGCACCAACGTAAAATTTTAGCTTTTGTTTATCATATGCTGAAAAGTTCGAACCTGGAAATGATCGCTGAGGACTTATGTTCGGAGACGTTTTATAAAGCGTACCGGAGCCTGCATTCTTTTCGTGAGGTTGACGCATCGTTCTCCACTTGGTTATATACGATTGCACGCAATACAGTGTTAAGCGAGCTTCGCAAGCATCGTAGCGGTCAGGTTCCATTGGAGGAGAGCGGTTATGTGCCGGTAGCACCACCGGATGTGATTCCGGAGCAGGCTGTCCTGCGCGGCGAGAAGGTAGAGATGGTCCGTGAAGCGATCAACAGATTGCCTGAAAAGCAGAGATCAGCGCTGATTTTGCGTGAATATGAGCAATTGGACTACCAGGAGATTGCGACTATTTTAGGGCAGACGGTCAGTGCGGTAAAGTCATTGCTCTTCCGGGCAAGAACCAGTGTGAAGACGCAGTTGGAGCCTTATTTTTTTGAACCTCTCTATGAGGAAAACGAAGGGATGAGCAGCCAATGA